One Orcinus orca chromosome 8, mOrcOrc1.1, whole genome shotgun sequence genomic window, GTTTGCCATTATGTCAGTGGGTTATTTTGTGGCAAATACTGAGATGTGTGTTTCCCCCTGCAACTCTTACGAATCTCGTCCTTCCTTTCTACAGCTGGTTCCAAGGCTGCGTCTCTCCACTGGACTGGTGAGAGGGTTGTCAGTGTTTTGCTCCTGGGCCTAATTCCAGCTGCTTATTTGAATCCTTGCTCTGCGGTGGACTACTCTCTGGCTGCAGCCCTCACTCTTCATAGTCACTGGCAAGTACAGCAGTCCTTTCAGTATTACATTGTCAGCTCAATTTGTTTGCTGTGAGCTTGTCTCACTATTGCATATGAGGGAGAAGTTGGTTGAGATACTGAAGATCTGAAGAGAACCTTAAAACATATGTAGACTATTTATATGCCCAGATTTATGTATCCACATGCCTATTTGATGTCTTTGCTTTCATATCTGTACACATTTTGAACACAGCATGTCATAAAACTGAGTTCCTGATCTTCCCCAGATCTCTTCCTCCAGTATTCTTGCCCATTTGAGTTAATGACATTTCCATTCTTCTATTTGTTCAAGCCCCAAACCTGGTCATCATGCTTGATTCCAGAAGtagtctcctaactggtctcctgtCCTCAACACAGCAGCCCCTGTGATCCTGTTAAAATATTAAGACAGGTCCAGACACTCCTTGAAACCCTTCATTGTCTCCTAATCTTACTTAAACTAAAAGGCAGAGTTCTTACAGTGATCTACAGACTCTATATGGTCTTGgcccctctttctttcctcatttgcaaCGATTTTCTGTCACATTCACACTGGCTTCCTTGCTAATTCTTGAACACACCTGGGTCACTCCAGGCCTCAGGGCTTTACTCTTACAGTTCCTTCTACTTGAAACTTTTCCTAGTTATGTACTTGGCTTGTTGCCTCATTTCCTTCACATCTTAAATGTTACCTTCTCAATGAAGCCGTCTCTAACGACTTACTCAAAATTGCAGTGTCTCTCCCAACATTCCTTATCCCTCTCCCCTGTCTTTATTGTCTCAGTAGCACTTATTTCATTCTAATATACTTTATCATCTGTTTATCTTGTATATTTCTTGTCTCCCCTCACGAGAATGAaagcacagatacagaaaatCATAAGAATCAAATCTATGGCTTAGTGAATTATTATAACAGTAATACCccccaggtcaagaaatagaccTTTGCCACCTACTGCAGGAGCCTCTTCCTTGTGTTGTATCTCAGTCATAATGGTTCAACATCCCCCCACCAGaaaaaattttattctgatttttatagCAATCGTTTTCTTACATTTCATCATAGTTTTATTACCTAAATGTGCATCACTAGACACTATAGTTCagttttgctctttttaaaaaaagaaatgtaataggAGTTTTGactgtttttatttgttgttataTCTTTAGTGCCTAGGGCAGTATCTCACACATAGCACTAAGTAAATATTTGTCGAATGGATGAAtttccagtttttatttattttacccagTGTAGTTTGTTAGACTTTCTAAGTTAATGAACCTTCTAGAAAGTTTGTTAATAACAATTGGGTTCCTTAAGTTGTCCCTTTTATGTTGTTTTGCAAGGACAATATGCTGTCATGGGTGGGGGAGGTTTTTTTTGGATTGTTAGTACTGAAAGCACTTGGGGGAGTATCTTAACCAACCCTATTGTTTTACAGTTGTAGAAACTAAACCCcagggaagttaagtaacttgtcagaATCATTTTCTAGCTAGTATTAAAGGTGATTTTGCTTACCTAGTTTTCTAGGGTTGGTTAGAATTACCCTTTAACCAGATAGACCTCTCACAATAAAAGATTCCAGTTGCATATGGAAATACTAGCTCACAGCTACAGTAGGATTTCTCTGATGTGTGTTTCTTGAAAGGAGATCCATCTAAATCGGTGAAAAATCAGAATAAGAGATAAATCTAAagtcatacattttcttttttggccgtgctgtgtggcatatgggatcttagttccccaaccagggattgaacccgtgccccctgaagtggaagtgtggagtgttaaccactggaccgccagggaagccctaaagtcatACATTCTAAAAATTACGATTGACTTCTCCAATTACCTTACtgattctctcttcctttttcaaacatacacagaaaAGACTTGAAAGAATTGTCTATAATTGTGCACTAGTTCCTTAGCATCCAatctgctggggttttttttggcggtacgaaggcctctcactgttgtggcctttcccgttgtggagcacaggctccggacgcgcaggctcagcggccatggctcacgggcccagccgatccgcagcatgtgggatcttcccggaccggggcacgaacccgtgtcccctgcgtcagcaggcggactctcaaccactgcgccaccagggaagcccagcatcccATCTTTTTTAACCCACATTAATTGGGCTTTTTATCCCAACTGTGTAACTGAAGTCATTCTTATCAAAATCACTAAAGACCTTCATTTTTTCCAAATCCAGTTGTCCATTCTCTGTCCTCCACTTGAAACTCAGCAGCATTCAACTTAATCGACCGTTCTCTCCTTAAGTAAATTTTCTTTGGCTTCCTAGATGCTATACTCACCTTGTTTTCTTGTACCTTACCAGCTGTACTTTCTCAGTCTCCTCTGTCAGCTCCCTTTCCTCTTGTCTGACCTCTGAATAATAAAGGTCTGACCTCCAGGCTCATTctaggctttttaaaatttctctgttgACACACTTTTCCAAGGTGAGCTCAGATCAGACTTCTTTTCCTGAGCTGCAGACTTGTATTTCCAGTTGTCTGACCGACTtatccacttggatgtctaatagTCATCCCAAATTTAATATTGCCAAAAATCACTCTTTCCGCCCCCCCCCCGAAATCTCTTTTGATTTCCCCTCAAAACCTCCTTCTCTCCCGTTCTTCCCTAATTCAATTAAATCTTGTTGTTCAAGCCAAAAATCCTGGGAGTCATTCTAGGTATTACTTTTTGTCTTAACCCCACAACCAGTCCATCAGCTTGCGTTAGTTCTCTCCTCAGAATGTAGTCTGAGCCAAGTTAAGCCAGCAGCCTTGCCTAGGCTACTCCGGCTGCTTCCTAActagttttttatttctgttcttgcCACCCTTCTGCCCGCACTGTCCTTTCACCACGTATAGCCAAAGTGacctttttaaaaggtaaaattacatttatccaaagaagatatgcaaatggaaaataagcacatgaaaaaatgctcaacattgtttgttattagagaaatgcaaatcaaaacctcattgagataccactttacaccttACACTTTATACCACTTTACGCTTTACACCGACTTTACACATcgagataccactttacaccaCTTTACACTTTACCaggatggctgtaatcaaaaagaTGGACAATAATGAGTGTTGAGAAGTGGGAGTCCTCATATAcctctgctgggaatgtaaaacgtTGCGGCTaccttggaagacagtttggcaggtcTAACAAAAGTTATTATAACAAAGAGTTATAATATGAGTTAACAACAGAGAGTTGCTATATGACTTGACAATTTCACTTTTAGGTGTATACCTaccaaaattgaaaacatatgtccccacgcacacaaaaacttgtacaataatgttcatagcagtgttattatATAATAGCCAAAGAGGCGAAACAGTCCAGATGTGTCTTAATTGATGAATagctaaacaaaatgtgatatgttTTTACAAAGGAAGATTACTTGGCCATACAAAGACTGAAGTGCTGATCCGTGGTGCAACATGGCTGAACCTTGGAaatgttatgctgagtgaaagaaactcaACACAAAAGGCcgtatattgtatgatttcatttataaaaagtgTCCCGAATTAGCAAATatgtagagacagaaaacaaattagtgaTTGCTTAATGGGCTAAAGGGTACAGAGTTTGTttctgatgaaaatgttctgggatTAAACAGTGATGGTGTTGCACAACTCTGTGTGAGTATACTAAAAGCCACAGAATTGTTAATTTTATggtacatgaattatatctcaatagaactgttacttaaaaagtaaaattaggtCACTGCTTACTTTGGTCACTGCCTACTTAAAGCACAGCTGTGGTTTCCCGTTGTATTTCGAGTAAAATTCAAACTCCTTGTTATGACCTTCAAGCCCCTATGCGATCTGCCCCTGCCTTctggtctctctcttctccagccACATAACCTTTCTACGATTCCTCAGAGATGCCAAGGTCATTGTTACTTTTGTTTGGGATGTTCTTTTCATTCAAGCCatcctttctaaaatatttcttcataGCACGtatgtactttttctttctcttcactaAAATGTTTGTTCCTAAGGGCAGGAATGCTGTCTTATTTGCTGCACTCTCAACATCTGTAACAGATTCTGGCACATATCTgcttaataaattctttttcaattAATGAAAAAGTCTGTAGGCCATTTGTttgggtttaaaaataaaaaacaaaattttataaatagaGTAGGAATTAGTTACTGTCTTTGATATAAACGACTCGAAAATTGAATCTGAAGGATAGGAAGGTGTCTTTATTGTTAGGGTACACTTGATTCCTTCATTTTGGTTTATGATTTTTGTTACCATGAGTTGCATTTTGACTTGActgattattttttttgcagCCAAGTTAACCGAATAGCCTTCTAACATCACTTGTGGTTTTTTATttgtactgtgattttttttttctttaggggcATTGGACAAGTTGTTACTGACTATGTTCGAGGGGCTGCGTTGCAGAAAGCTGCCAAGGCAGGCTTTTTGGTGCTCTCGGCGTTCACCTTTGCTGGGCTTTGTTATTTCAACTATCATGATGTGGGCATCTGCAAAGCTGTGGCTATGCTGTGGAAGCTCTGACCCTTTAGACTTAACACCTTGAGAATTGATTGTACACCTGCTTGCCTCTGCTATGTCATGCCATTTCAACTCACAATAAGAAGGAAATAACAGATTAGTCCGCTGGTAAACCTCTTCTCCTAATCAGCCAGTTATGTTTAGAGTTTAATCTTTGAAGAAAGATTTGAGAGAAATTGTATCCAAGAAGTTGTGAGACTGAGTTTTGTATTCTGGAGAGTTAATGGGGTGTCTCACAGCTTCTCAGAAGACTCACAGTATAACTAAACATTATATATGAGCCTTTGCCTGTTAATTTATCAGACTTTTAAAGGGAATTCAGTTTTATTACTCTCAATATTTGATCAAACTTCTATATTTGTCCTAGGATGATGGAGAAAGGGAACGACTTAATTCATAAGTAAAGACTTTGCAGAAAATTaggcagtgttttgtttttgtaaacatCCCCCCCCTCTTTTCAGTCGATACCAGTTACTGATGGTTACGTGTCCTAGGGAGATTTGAAAATTAGAAATGCTGATATTTCACATTACTGATTTCTAGATCCTAGGAAGAAGAACCTGGAGAGTTTCTGAATATAGAGAAGTTTCATGTAGGGAGGAGGTCCCTTTATAGATGTTTCAAATTGTTACAGGTTCTAAATGGAGACTTAATCctcaaatgtgtttattttactgGTCCTAAAATAATCTGTTcacaaatataaaattgtaagtAATAATTTGTTGTTTTCCCACCGTGGGAATCTCTAATGTGAAAATGTATTCTATGAaggtaaagtttttttaaaaataaaaatgctgtataataaaaatttattctacTCTTTTATGTCTTAATTGTCCATAGTTTTATTCAGTAGAACTGAGTGTCTATTGCATCTATAGCACGGAAACAGGACTGAGTGTTTAAATTTCCTTCTGAGTTTAGCAGTTAGGTAAATCAGATACAAAGTGCTGTAATACAGAAAAGACTTACATGTAATAGGCAGAAACATACTGAGTATAAGTAGTTTGGTATGAGGAAAGTAATAAGATTAAGTAGTAGGAATCAGAATTGGGTCCAGATTATGGTGTTCTGTGGTTGCCAGCCtttatattcaaattttataCTGTATGCAGTTAATCTGGTCTTAAGGGATGAGTGTAATGCATGATGGTTTCATCTAGCAATGTAGATGAAATGGGAGTTGGTGCATTTCACTCACTGAGGACCTTACTGGATAACTGAGGCAAACTATCGAAGGGGAGCTGGCTAGAAGGGTAAGTGTTCATGCTGGAGGTTAAAGATAAGGTCCCCTTAATGTGCTTACAACCTTGTAGGATATTTATTAAGGGTTTAGGAAGAGGTGGTTAATTCTGTTTTGGGGCAGTTTAAAGGTTTCAGAAGGGGGTGAAGCCTGAGTAGCAGTAGTTCACCAAGGAGTCATGGTGGTGGGCCAGTCCGCCTTGGCAGGGAGGAGTATTTTATTACTGACTTGGTTTAGAATTGGTGGTTCATTATGATGATAAAAAAGCGGACTGACCTTTAGTCAGTTtcgttattgttttaaaattctctatagtGATCCCCCTTAGAGTCATTCCTCACCACCCCCCCACTGctcccccatccctccagccCCCAGTACACCACTGCTGTCAAATGGAGTGGGGAAATGGATTTTTCCGTAGGGTAGCTATCACCAATACCATCAGATCGTAGTTTGGCTTTGGAAGGGTGTCTAATGCTAATAAGCTTCATTAGATCATGATTGAATGTTAGAGTGGAGGCTGGTTAGAGTGGACCTGCCCCACATCCTGGTCAGTTTTGTAATTAGGTTGGAGCTGAGCTGTCACTTTGGAAAATCAGTGGGTTGCTGTGAGTTGCTGGAGCAGCAGCGAAGATGAGGCAGGGTCTAACAGCAATAAGACGTTTCTGAGGTTAGGCAGGACATGATCAGAATTGTGCTTCAGAAGGAATTTAGGCAGCATTAGGAAGGTTGATGAACTAGAGGCAGAAGGATGTATAAGAAGATAGAGGTAGAAGACAGTGACAGTGGAAAGTAGGAGTCAATTTCAAAACATATTGTAGAAGTCAACATTCATTTGGTAGGTATTAAGTATCTTGTGTAATTggcactgtgccaggtactgtggctAAAGAGGTAGGAATTTCTCTCCCCTTAGAATTCATAGTCTAATTGGGGCAACAGATAAATGATTGCAGTACAGTGTAATAAGTGCAAGAATAGTTAAGCACATTGAGCAGTGATGTAACAAAGGGTACAGGAAGAATTTGCTTGCAAGTTTCATGGGAGACAAGAGTCTTGACCTGGATTCTGAAAGATAAGGAGCTGATACGAGGCCAAGGAAGCTGGGGTGAGGTGTGAGGAGGCTAGAGGATGGTAGATAGATCAGGCAGAAGATTGCACGTGATTCGGTACGATTGCAACGTAGAGAGGGACTGACTGTAGAGGACCTTCTATGCCATGGTAAGTAATTGAGAGAACTGAGTCACTGAAGATTGTTAATTATGCAAATGACATGGTcagatgtatattttatttttttaataaatttgtttatttgtttattcttggctgcgttgggtcttcgttgctgcacacaggcttttctctagttgtggcaagcgagggctactcttcgttgcggtgcacgggcttctcgttgcggtggcttctcttgttgtggagtacgggctctaggtgcgcgggcttcagtagttgtggcttgcaggctctagagcataggctcagtagttgtggcacacgggcttagttgatccgtggcatatgggatcttcccggactagggctcgaacccgtgtcccctgcattggcaggcggattctcaaccactgcgctaccagggaagccccagatgtttattttaaataggtTGTGCTGGCAGCTGTGCACAGTGTGGATTTGAAGGAGGAAACAGGTTATTTCAGTGATCCAGAAAGCAATTATGAATTCTGAAGGTAGTAGTAGTGAGgatgaaaataaattcaagagTTATCTAGAACTTAGAATCAATAAGTTATACTGGGGTACGAAAGATCGAGAGAGGAGCGAGCCTAGCCCAATTTTTTTgttgtaaaaaatgaaaaatgggaaGTCGTGTCAttaatttttgaaggaaaattaGATATGGTAGTGGAGGGATAGGTCACTACAAAAGTTTTGGATTTGTGAGATatccaggaagagagagaatttgTAGACTTGCATTTTTTGTCAGTATGACAGACTAAATTTTAGGAATTACTTTGCT contains:
- the SDHD gene encoding succinate dehydrogenase [ubiquinone] cytochrome b small subunit, mitochondrial isoform X3, with the translated sequence MRIRLLGALFLRTPVVRPAHVSAFLQDRSTPGWCGIQHIHLSPSHHSGSKAASLHWTGERVVSVLLLGLIPAAYLNPCSAVDYSLAAALTLHSHWGIGQVVTDYVRGAALQKAAKAGFLVLSAFTFAGLCYFNYHDVGICKAVAMLWKL
- the SDHD gene encoding succinate dehydrogenase [ubiquinone] cytochrome b small subunit, mitochondrial isoform X4, which codes for MATLWRLSVLCGAGGGRALFLRTPVVRPAHVSAFLQDRSTPGWCGIQHIHLSPSHHWALDKLLLTMFEGLRCRKLPRQAFWCSRRSPLLGFVISTIMMWASAKLWLCCGSSDPLDLTP
- the SDHD gene encoding succinate dehydrogenase [ubiquinone] cytochrome b small subunit, mitochondrial isoform X2; this encodes MATLWRLSVLCGAGALFLRTPVVRPAHVSAFLQDRSTPGWCGIQHIHLSPSHHSGSKAASLHWTGERVVSVLLLGLIPAAYLNPCSAVDYSLAAALTLHSHWGIGQVVTDYVRGAALQKAAKAGFLVLSAFTFAGLCYFNYHDVGICKAVAMLWKL
- the SDHD gene encoding succinate dehydrogenase [ubiquinone] cytochrome b small subunit, mitochondrial isoform X1, with amino-acid sequence MATLWRLSVLCGAGGGRALFLRTPVVRPAHVSAFLQDRSTPGWCGIQHIHLSPSHHSGSKAASLHWTGERVVSVLLLGLIPAAYLNPCSAVDYSLAAALTLHSHWGIGQVVTDYVRGAALQKAAKAGFLVLSAFTFAGLCYFNYHDVGICKAVAMLWKL